TGAGACTTTAGCATGTGAGGGAGTACATGTACTAATACTATGTTAAACTGTTTGTTTATGAAAAGACTTTGAAAACTTCCCTACCACTTCTTGATGTGCCtattaaaacaaagaaaggCAACTAGTAAAGAAGTGGTGTTAGGGAAGGAAGGCATGcttttaagagaaaaatgtaaCCATACACACATTGAGTTATTTTAGATCAGAAATGTTACAAAACTTCTAATACTACTGCATTGCAGGTGAGGTTGTTGTGTGGGCAGTGGTGACTAatgtctttgtttttcattcttcCTAGAAATTAAGAAGCCACCAGTGGCCCCCAAACCAAAATTTGTCCTAGGACACAAGGCAGCGCCTCCACCTGTCGCACCGAAGCCTGACATTGTACTTTCTGGTGGGATACAAGCAGCAAGGAAAGCCAAGCCAGCAATTGCACCAAAACCAAAGGTTCTCAAgagctcctccatccctgaAGTTAAACCTCCATCATCTACACgaaaaagcacaaaaagctttgaggagcacagggaagatCCTTCTCAAACTCTGGACCATTTGAACTATAAAAATGAAACCTCAGAAGGGAGTACTGGAAATACAGCATATATTCTACCTGTGTCACCTTGCAAATTTGAATGCCTTCATAAACTTGGAAATGGAGAGAACACCTGTAAAACTCAGATCATTCTCGAGCACTTTGACACCTTAGAAAACATCAAGCTTGGTGAAAGAAATGCACTGTCTCTGGGGTCTAGTCACAATGAAAAATTGGCAAGTAGAAGTCAGGTGGTTTTGAAAGCCAGCATTTTGGAAGAGAAACTTAAGGATGTCCTAACTCATGGTGTGTTTCCTAACAGCAGTCCTGTGAAACACAGATATGCAGACAAATTTGACAAAGGGAATGGCAGCAGTTCCAAGAATGATGTTAAAATAGAGTTTATGGAACTTGTACAATCTTCGTCATCTTCTGAAGTAGTTAAAGGGAAGCAACAAAATGTTGATGGTAAGATTATTGCTGGTGAGTTTCAGATGTCTGAAATTTGTCCTAGTTTGATTGAAAATAATCACTGTTGTTCTTCCTCACTGGACAAGGAAACTCTAGAGAATGAAAATTTAAGTAGCAATAGGATGTTTTCAGGTGAAGTAGGGATGAAAGCAGACGCTGATAAAGCCTCCCCTGAAACATCTTCAGTCCTGAGTTCCAAAGTGCTTCCTGTCCCTAAGCCAAGAAAGCCACGTGCTGCATGTCTAGTCCGTCAGGATGGCATAGACAGCACAGGAGAAGGAGCAAAGGAACCATCTAATTCAGAGAAAGATTCTCATGGTGTTGTGGACCAAAGCTTAAAAAAGCCAGCAAGAATTAATGTCCTTGGTCAAAGTGTGTGTTACAATAATAATGCAGAAGTGTTTCATCCTGAAATATGTGAGGTAACTCAAAGCAATGCAGAAAAAGTGTCTCAGGTAAAGGAGCCTGCTGTGAAAGAGTCAGCTTCACAAAATCTTTTGCCTCAGTTTTCACATGGAAGTCCTGATTTGGGGAGACACGTTGAATCTTTAAATGCAGACCATAACTTTGTGGATGAGATAACAGATGACACCAGTATGTCAGATGCTGTGGACAAAAGGACTGAGTTTGTCAGGTGTCATACCCTGTCCATGAGTTTGCCAAAGCAGGTCAAATTGGCAAGCAGTCAGCACTCGCCTGCTGTCAACAGCCTTCATGTTTTCCCACAAAACTTGGAAAATAAAGAACTTAAAATAAAGGATGGGAGTTCCCCAAAAGTTATTCCTAAGAAACCACAGAGACATGGCCTTCCAGCTGCTGGCCTGCTGAAAAAAGCTGCATCGGCAGAGCTTGTGGACAAAAGTTCTTACACCTGCAGTGAAGACAAATCAAACAGCCTTCTAGAAGGATCTCCCTTTGCACATCCACGAGCCAAGGAGCAGGATGCACTTTCGTCTTGTGACATACCCAAACGTTCTTCTGAAAAACCCGTCTGGAAGTTACCTCATCCTATTCTTCCCTTTTCAGGAAATTCTGAATCATTAAAAACTGCCGCCAGTTTCAGCCACCTGACTGTTGTGACGAAGCCTAGGGCCAAGTCTCTCTCTGCTGTGGACATggacaggacagacaagccCTGCAAAGACCATCACAAGAAAAATAGTTTGAAAAAGCTTCTGAACATGAAACTGTCGGTTTGCTTAAAGAAAAGCGACTTCCAAAAATTTCTGCCTAAAGGCAGCCAGTCAGTGGAGAGTGCTATTGCCAACCTTTCCAATGGGAATGGGTATGGAAATAACAGCAGTAACATAGGGTCTGTAGGCAGTGAAAGGAAAGCTAAATCTGCCAAGGCACATTCCGTAGAAATAAGTAGTCCGGCATTACAGAAGAAGAGGCAGAGAAACAGAAGTCAGCCTGAGATGCGAAATAACCAAAGGCTGGAGTCTTTAGAAAGACATGGACTTTTGGCAGAGAATTTGTCCCAAATGCCTTTGAATTCTCTAACCAGCACTTGTGATCCAGAGTATGAGAATGTGCGCCACTATGAGGAAATACCTGAGTATGAGAACTTGCCTTTTGCTATGGGTGCTAGGAGAAATCTCTGCTCGGAATGGCAGAACTCCAGCAGCACGGAAGACCAGAGCACTGACTTCTATGAATTTGATGAGCCTTGTGAAGCTACAAGCAGGCATTGGAGGCTTGACAggtaaaataaagagaaaagggaaattgAACAGCTGCATTGTAACTCTGTTGTAAGTGTTTAAATGATAACTTGAGAGCCTGTACCTCTTCCATTAAATGTCAGCAGGAAAGTTGTTTCTGTATATCTTTCTGTAggcttttgttgttttgaaaactccttgcacttggcagtgAGTCAAGAGGAAAAGTAAGCTAGTTATTCCTTTTATATTCCTCAAAATTTGGGAAACTTTTCCACGTTTAATTAAAGCAAATCAGATACAGTCATGTATTTGTATTCAAGAATACTTCAGTGGGGAGTAATGAACCTTACCAGTCTCACAGTGAACTGCAATAACCATCCAAAGAGTGCATAGTTGCTAGGTTTGTAGGGGGaatgaatatatttttagatCTGTTGATAAagctgggaagagcagacaaGCTTTTGGTTATGTAAATTCTTTATCAGGTCTGGAAAGCTTTTTTGGGTATAACAGAAGCTACTGCCTCTCTCTAAATACAGTGAGTCCTCTGAGTCTGTCTGTGCTCCCAGCAAGGGTGATAGTGGTGCACAGTTTCTGTGTGACTCATAGAATATTAGCATGATGGGGTTTGGTAACTCTGCAGGttgctgctgtgtttctttAGCTCAGGAGGCAGTGGAGACAGATCATGTCAGCAGATTCAAAAAGGGATTGGACAGGTTCATAGATATGAGGAAACGGCCTCCATTTGCTCCAGGGAGGTTAAGATttaatattaggaaaaatttattcactgaaagggtgggCGGTCATGCATTGGGATAGGCTACCAAGGGAAGTGGTGAAatcactgtccctggaagtgttcaagaaatgtCTGtctgtggcacttggggacatggtttagtgatgaacttggcagtgctggtttAACAGTTGGACTAAATGATCTCTGAGgtgttttccaaccttaatggttctgtgattctacatcCAAAATGGCTGCTAAATGGAATAGGCAGGAATAGATCTTTTAATATTTGTACTGTTGTGATGGATGCTGGGAGGAGAAATGGGTCACAGGGAGTGGCCAGACTCATGTGCTCTCCCTAAACAGCATCACTTagtgtgtgtgtcagtgtggtAACATGTAAAGCATCACTTTGTCCCAGTATGGTATCATGCAATTTCTTAACTTCAGCTGATCAGTTTATCTTACAGATCCTAAAGATTTATCTCAAACCAGCAATAAGGATTTGAATCAAATATGCAGCCTGGATATTTCAAAGTCCCCAGCAAACTTCTTCATGCTCTTGAGAACATATGCACAATGACAAGAATAAATGAATTAGCTTCTACATAGTCACATTTAACTTCCTTTTTCACTGAGAGTTACTaagctttgtttcattttggatGTGTGTATAGTAAACACATGCTCCAAAGAATCTGTGTTCTCTTAGATAGGAAGAGACAAATATTTTAAGGGGCATCCTATGTTAATTGTTATATAGCTAATATTATCAACATAGGTCTGTTTGTTGGGAAGGGTAAAACCTTATAATGGAAAATAGGATTTCTAGTTATGGACTAGGTACTGGTACATTTATTCAAGTGGTTGTTGAGTATGTTTATAGTTTACAGCAGGGTGTTTCTTAGTTTTGTCTTTGGTATACACTGACAGAGTGTATGCTTTTTGTTTAAGTCTAATCTTAGAGTATCTTTCAGTGAGTTTGACCATGTTGTCTTGGTATTTCCTCAATTTGATGTACCTAAGAAGGGTGAGACCAAACTTGCATAAGGATGCATTTCATGTGTTTATGTGACTCATTTTGGTTTATGTTGCTTTGTTCTGAATACAGGTGAATATCTGTCAGCTTTAGGAAGAGGATAGTATTGCTGTATGAAGTATAGTAGATGTGAGATTGCGGTTGCTCCTGAAGTGAAATTCTGTAGTTTTCTTATTTGGCTAAATATGtgaaatttattatttcttctccATACAAATCTTCCCCAGTACCAATGGTGGTATAAGGGTTGAGGTGGTCTCTCTGACACCCCTACACCTGAAGCTGCTCTCTAAATTGGATGTCCTTGGctgggtttgtgttgtttttctttaaaaagcaccCATAGAAAACAAGAACTAGACCCATTaacatgtttattttaaatcaaatgaAATAGTCGGAAACTGCCTTAGGAAACAAGTGATGCATGCAGTTACTTCAACAGATTTCAGAGAATAAAGAAAtccctagggaaaaaaaaaaggctcatAACAGTACAGTAGTCTCCTGACCTGGAtcagtgctgctgggagagcagggatgaATATTCGTTTTGGCTCTGCCTTGGGAGGTGGAAGGGTCCTTGCCCAGACAGGCCAGGCAGGCAGCTTCTCCAGTTTTCCCATCCAGTATTATCTCAAATCCTTTGAAGCTTCCTTATCAATGTTGTCTTACCCTTTCTGCATAGTTCTGTAAGAGCTTTTTATCATTTCCTGGGCCAGGCTGTATTATAAAACCAGTTGGAGAAACAGTGCTGCTGTTGTTACTGAAATAATTGCCTCTCGCGTTTTCCCCAGCCTGTCAGAACACGCACTCAGCTCTTTTTCATAGATTGTGGCACACAGATTCCTGTAATGCACTGCTAATGGGGATCTCAAAGCAAATTGTCTTATGATTAAAACCAATGTACAAATGAGATTGTTCTTCTGAGAAATTCAGACCAATAGCCCACACTTCTAAGCCCCCATAAAAGCATATTCAGTATATTAAGTCTGAATGCCAGTCTTGCCATTACCAGAAGAGTTCAGTGGTGTCTTCAGCTCACACTACATTTCTTTctggaggaagaaataaaatttgataATGTACTGAATGCTTTGGTGGTTACAGAGGAATTTCCTCACAATCCCATGTGGTGAAACCAGTATGCTTTAATGGAGAATGGTAATAGCTTTTGATGCTTTTATCGGAACTTCGTATGTCACGTTTAATTCAGCTATGTATTGTTTGCTTGAGCCTTCCCACAGGGAATTTCATGCAAGTGGCAGGCCTGGGTAATTAATGGTAGGTAGCAGTTGTCAGGATTTAATTTCTGAGATATTTGATGTCAACCTCCTTTCTACTAAAAAGAGAAGGCTTGGCGTTGAAAGGAAGAGAGTCAGGGTGCTGATCTGGTGTATGAACCACTGAGGTGGaacaggtgctgctgctgctgagagtcAGAATGGATTAGGCTTTTGTTAAGTACTTCATGGGAATATTCTCAATAAAGTAAATAATGTCAATAGCTTGGGAGCAGATAGTTTATGTTTTGTTTCCACTATACAAAAAAGAAGTCTTTCAAAATGGTATTAAagtgttatttatttttgtctagCCTACCTGTTTAACTGCCAATTTAAAGTGGATAATTTAGATGAATGGGCTTTTATGAGTACTGTATAAACAAAGTGAGTGAAGACTAGATGCTGTGAGATAGAAAATGTTCTGTTAAGTGtaaaagaagttttaaataTCATTATCCAGTCAGATAATAGGAAATGCAGCTCCCTGGGATTGCtggattttgtgggtttttttttatgtttgggtttttggtttgtttgtttgttttgggttttgtttgtggtCTTCCTTTTGGTAGTACATTTTCCTATGCAAGGCAGTTGTATTTTAGGTTAAGTGAGTCTACTCCTTCAGCCTTCTGGGAATAGCGTACTGTATTTACTGGCTACTTTGGATAGTGTTCCTTGAAGATATTGGAAATGTACATGACTGCTATTTTATTTATGACTGTGACATTGTGTTTCCAGCTAGGATTTTTCTTTGGAAAGGCCTGGAGAGGGGGGAGTACCATGTGACAACAATCCTTTATGATTTCAACGCTGGTTTAATCaaatattactttttattttaccCACACCTGCTGATTTAGAATAATCCATTGGTTTTCTAGCAATGAGCATGTCAATGCAAAATATAAGTTTAATTTTCTGTACTAAATTCTTCTTTGGGGACTGAGTCCCCAGAGGTCAATTAAGTGTCCATGAAAACCTTAGTAGAATATTGAATTTTGTATTGAAATCTGTGTGGTTAAGCACTTTGCTTTGATACATATTCCTCTTTGATGTTATGGTGGaggttttttgtatgttttgtgggagttttttctgtgttttttggaggttttttgcaATTGCAAAATTCCCATTTAGAAACACTAAATTAATAAAAGACTGCAAGATCTAaatagcatttaaaatattgcaaGTTCAAACCCTTATGCTGAGATTTGAATgcacaaaatacattttaggTATTGGATGTGTTATACCCATGTCTTCtttttattgaaatttttttttgatAGATATAACTTCTTGATAAATAGAGGCCAAGTATgtagaaatagattttttttaatatttcatagGGTCTCAAAGATTATTTTCTGATCTGAAAAAGGTCAGTTCTTCCTTCCGCATCAGCTCTGCAGTTTTGCCTTGTCTTCCAATCTCTCCCGTGTGTCTCACTGGCTTCTGCCATCCTTGGTTGTAAGTAAAATTCTTTCCCTGCAATTGCCCATCAGGTTTTAATGAAATAGCTTTGCTAATAGGCTATTTAGCTTTCCTTTCAGGCTTCGTTGTCCTTGGCCATGTGTTGTCACTGGCTTTCTTTCTGTGTTGTGCTTCCTTGAGCCTGCCTTTCTTTTGCCCTCCCTGCTTTTCTCAGTGGCGGTGCAGCAGGGatgcctctgccagctctgggggTTTGTCAGTGGGGAGTGAGTCAGAGGGCTCAGATCTGCAGCCTCTCGGGCAGTCCCAGCCCCCGCGGTGGGGACAGACAGAGCAATCCTTGCCTGTCACATGAGAGGAATAAGCCGGTTTGCTGACTTGTCACTCTTTGCTCTTACAGACCGCGAAGAAACAAATTCTGTAATTGGTAGGCATGTGTAATCAGAGTCACATCGTGGAAATGTTGGTGAGAAGTGGTAGTAATACAGTTGCTTGGGAATATTGATGTTTCACATAAGGACTTAGGGGACAGTGCAAGTGCTGGGACCCTTGGCTCTGGAATTCCTCTATTTTGTAGTGTCAAATTCATTATTTTGTACCACAAGTGTAGCTACCTGGAAGGCTCACAGTTAGTTGCTCAGGAGAGCATATGGactgttttgggttttcttttctttctttccaagaGACTTTATGTGAGTCAGTGTCTCCATGGTCTGCTTTTCCAGTAAGAGAAGTTTTCCTTAGCATTGGAGTGTCTTTCAGTTGTACAGCTTTACAGTGTAGTCTGCTATACaacttgaaataaaatgtatataCTGTAAGAAGAAAATAGGTACTCTGGAAAAATACTCAAATCTTCAAAAGCAAACTGGTAGAACCATGCTGATACTTTCCTCTCTTGACTCCTCCtctttttaagatttttaatatCAGACTAGATAGAAACTTCATTAAAATCTTGACACATCCTCATGCAAATATGTTTTTGAGATGTGCTGATTTAATCTGTTTTGACAGTGGGAGAGATCCTGAGGTCTGATTGTCTTCATCTTcaatgagagagagaaagaagttGGAGAACTGCATTTTTGCAATACTGTTATTCTGGTGTACAGTTCAGTCAGGAAAAGATTTAAAATGTCTTATGACATCAAAATAATTGTGAAGGTCCCAAGATGGTagtgaaaaagaatttttgtcTTTGATATTTATTTAATCCCTCTTTTCAAGGGCTCCCTCTTGATTTTGGTAAAAGAAAGAGATGGGTATAGAAGACTGGCACGGCCAGGAAAACTTCTGACAGAGTTGGAGGTGCAATAGCAAAAGTCTTGTAAGTGATCAGGTGGTATTAAAAGTGCTACATAAAAACAGGTGTGGTTTCAATTCTCGatgttatctttttattttacgAGAGGCAGTAAGATGGTGTCAGTGGTGATgaggcaggcagtgctgtgagcgctgcccagctgctgggcgAGTCCTCATCTGCTCTCCAAAAGATTTGGTGGCTACTTTGGTCAGTCTTGTGCAGTCTAGAAAATTACATCGTATTAACCTTGATGTACATGCAATCCATATTAAAAATGGCACTAAAAAGAGCCCTTTTGAGGGTAAGCTGTGCTATCCTTTGTTTCCCGCTGAAGGAATGCTCATCGCAGATAGCAGAAATGTCCAGACTTGTGTTGCCGTTGCTCCCCCGGTACAATGGAAGGATGTCCTTGTCCTTCCGGTGCCGCTGCCCTCAGCCCAGTGCCTGGCTCGTGgcctcagctggggctggctccGTGTGCCGTGGGGAGCCAGGgaagcacagagctcctgagtCCCTTAGGCTCCTTCCTACCCCCACTCGTGCCTAACGGGAACTCGAGCGTCACGCACTTGCGGAAATTAATCTGCAGtgctttatctttttctttcctcttttattcCATGTCTGTGTTTTTCCTAATTTTGGCATTCTTCATAtgtatttccttttcttgaAGGCGGAGGAAGCTCAGTTAACGCTGCATATTTGTCACCGATGGTGGCCTTTCTCCCCCCACCTCCACCGTGTGCGCTCTGTCTCCTTTTGCCAAGCGTGATATAAATTAGCAAAATGTAGCTCTAGAGAATACATCAGATGCAGAGTAGAGAGTCTAATGGGATATGAGAATTGATGAAAGACCCATTTATATGTTCAACAGCAGCCTTTTCCTGTGGGTTATTTTCAGCATCAGCTCAGGAAATGTGCTTTTGGAGCTCTGTGGCACAGTGATATTCCAACTGCATTCTAATGTAGTAGTATCTGTAAAACAGTATCATTTTTAGGTGGCACAAAATAAATGTGTAAAGAAAGTGATCAAAAtataaacttatttttttatttaaatgccaACAGTGATATTAATATGCCACATTTACCCAGCATTTCTATTTGACCTAGTTAAAGATGTTCTAATGAATAGATTTACAAAACTGTGCAGCTCTGTTGTTTCGATGCACTAGATAAAATTTAGGTAAAGAAatgcttggttttattttaaatgctacAATCCAGTAAGCTTCATTTAGAAACATAAAGTTTATgcaagttttaatttttctttgaaatatctTTGTGCTTATGAAAAACTGTTCTACTCAAGCAGAAGAAGACTAAAGAAATCTTTAAGATGcatataagtaaataaaggtagtttTTACCAAAAATTATTCTACCATTTTGAAAGCTACAACCTGAGCCTTTTGGCTCAGTGATTTCAACTGATGAAAGTTcacttgggttttttgttgcttttttcccAGTGGTGTTTGTGGAGGTGGGCTGTTGTGTACAGATTTTTAGAGAAGATGAAAAGTTTTTATAAAGAGTGTCTAAATCCCATTCTTCTAATTTGTGCAAAAGATTAGAGGAAGACATAGCACAAGTCTAATAAATAATCTTGCAAGCAGCTCAGTTATTCTTTACTCTCAGTCCGTGTTACTCTTGACCAAACTATTTCACCCTCTCTTTTCTGACATACTGTCCAGGAAGCTGCATCAGCTCCCGTGCATGCAGAGTTGTGTGTTTAGGAACTAAGCCActccatttttatttcagatctAGGTCACTGCCTTTTGAGTAATCTGTTACTCAGCTTTTGTCATCTTCTCTATCTGGTATGTAAAAAAACCCACGTGCAATAGGACgtgcattatttttaaattgagtGAGCAGCTGTTTGAAGAGAGATATTGGAGCCCTGATTCAGGAATAGTCATGCAAAAATCGTAAAACTAATGCTGAGTCAATAGAGAAGATGTTGGGTAGGGCCTTGCATTAACTGTGATTACAGTGAGCAGAAGTAGCTATGCATTGAAATGTCACTGTAGCTCTGGCAGGGTAAGAtcaattttatttgaaatgggTATTAATAGGAAGTTTTGTTCTCACTTGGTTTGAGTTTTCCCTTTCCTATTTGATACATTTGTTTTGACTTCTTTTGTCACAATTACATTCTAGTTTACCAGAAGTCTATTTAGTGTGTGCTAGAGTTCTCttgtggtttttcctttttttgtgtgaCTGGAAAATGAAGTGTTGTTTTTATTCTGATCCTGCTGCCCTTTCCCAATCTACTTCATCCCACAAGGTTCTGTTTTGTGAATTGAGGCAAGTTAGAATAAGAGGTCCTGATTGTGAACAAATGCCATATTTTTCTGGTCCttttttatattgctttttaCAGGAGCTTCTT
This region of Ammospiza caudacuta isolate bAmmCau1 chromosome 5, bAmmCau1.pri, whole genome shotgun sequence genomic DNA includes:
- the FGD6 gene encoding FYVE, RhoGEF and PH domain-containing protein 6, with amino-acid sequence MSSAEIKKPPVAPKPKFVLGHKAAPPPVAPKPDIVLSGGIQAARKAKPAIAPKPKVLKSSSIPEVKPPSSTRKSTKSFEEHREDPSQTLDHLNYKNETSEGSTGNTAYILPVSPCKFECLHKLGNGENTCKTQIILEHFDTLENIKLGERNALSLGSSHNEKLASRSQVVLKASILEEKLKDVLTHGVFPNSSPVKHRYADKFDKGNGSSSKNDVKIEFMELVQSSSSSEVVKGKQQNVDGKIIAGEFQMSEICPSLIENNHCCSSSLDKETLENENLSSNRMFSGEVGMKADADKASPETSSVLSSKVLPVPKPRKPRAACLVRQDGIDSTGEGAKEPSNSEKDSHGVVDQSLKKPARINVLGQSVCYNNNAEVFHPEICEVTQSNAEKVSQVKEPAVKESASQNLLPQFSHGSPDLGRHVESLNADHNFVDEITDDTSMSDAVDKRTEFVRCHTLSMSLPKQVKLASSQHSPAVNSLHVFPQNLENKELKIKDGSSPKVIPKKPQRHGLPAAGLLKKAASAELVDKSSYTCSEDKSNSLLEGSPFAHPRAKEQDALSSCDIPKRSSEKPVWKLPHPILPFSGNSESLKTAASFSHLTVVTKPRAKSLSAVDMDRTDKPCKDHHKKNSLKKLLNMKLSVCLKKSDFQKFLPKGSQSVESAIANLSNGNGYGNNSSNIGSVGSERKAKSAKAHSVEISSPALQKKRQRNRSQPEMRNNQRLESLERHGLLAENLSQMPLNSLTSTCDPEYENVRHYEEIPEYENLPFAMGARRNLCSEWQNSSSTEDQSTDFYEFDEPCEATSRHWRLDRSLEEHHDHPNVVMGDLQSDEEDIMNSSDEDDDTNSDSSKGETDPQEDKQGKAAGKKTKVYHIAKEIMSSEKVFVDVLKLLHIDFRDAVAHASRQLGKPVIEDRILNQILYYLPQLYELNRDLLRELEERLSHWLEHQRIADIFVKKGPYLKMYSTYIKEFDKNVALLDEQCKKNAGFASVVKDFEMSPRCASLALKHYLLKPVQRIPQYRLLLTDYLKNLLEESADYRDTQDALAVVIEVANHANDIMKQGDNFQKLMQIQYSLNGHHEIVQPGRVFLKEGTLMKLSRKVMQPRMFFLFNDALLYTTPVQSGMYKLNNMLSLAGMKVKKPTQEAYQNELNIESVERSFILSASSATERDEWLEAISKSIEEYTKKRITFNPSKSLEEADAEKQEEDSPLGSKAPIWIPDTRATMCMICTSEFTLTWRRHHCRACGKIVCQACSSNKHGLDYMKNQPARVCDHCFRELQKQDNQCTPKSGSPVNHKSPSSALSTVLQSIPSGRKQKKIPAALKEVSANTEDSTMSGYLHRSKGSKKPWKHLWFVIKNKVLYTYAASEDVAALESQPLLGFTVSEVKGENSESRVFHLLHKNTLFYIFKADDPHSAQKWIEAFQEGTVL